In a genomic window of Nostoc sp. UHCC 0870:
- a CDS encoding sulfite exporter TauE/SafE family protein, producing MSNLLIQLLLIGLAAGVAGGMFGIGGGAIMVPAMVLLMGMDQKFATGTSIAAQVLPIGILGAAVYYRSGKIDIKYAVIIAIGLVIGNLFGAMFANQPFISSAIMKKLYGIFLLAIGIRYLFIR from the coding sequence ATGTCTAATTTACTCATTCAACTGTTGCTAATTGGTTTAGCTGCTGGCGTTGCTGGTGGAATGTTTGGCATCGGTGGCGGTGCAATTATGGTACCGGCAATGGTGTTATTGATGGGGATGGATCAAAAATTTGCTACTGGTACATCCATCGCCGCCCAAGTATTACCAATTGGGATTTTAGGAGCAGCAGTTTACTATCGTAGCGGCAAAATTGATATTAAATATGCAGTGATTATAGCTATTGGGCTAGTAATTGGTAATCTGTTTGGAGCAATGTTTGCTAATCAGCCATTTATTAGCAGTGCAATAATGAAAAAGCTTTACGGCATATTTTTGTTAGCTATTGGTATACGGTATTTATTCATACGTTAG
- a CDS encoding acetamidase/formamidase family protein — protein MTHHILKATKSTVHLGGFSHLLDPVLTIDSGDTIDVETYTGYYIYDKAPPEFITSEFLDICKNLPPERKIAAGPHLLTGPIYIREAKPGDVLEVELEAIAPSLPVGFNAIRSGWGALPNQFTQPALRFIPLDLVNNTAEFPFNSGIKIPLRPFFGILGVATPENERSSVPPGCYGGNIDNRELQAGSRIFLPVFVPGGLFSLGDGHSAQGDGEVNVTAIETSMNGRIKITLRQNLPIKTPIAETPTDIITMGFAPTLDAALEMALKNMIDFLEHFVNLSPEDAYVLCSLAVNFRITQVVNSPNKGVHGMLPKAILSSKISL, from the coding sequence ATCAACTGTGCATCTAGGGGGTTTCTCTCACCTACTAGACCCTGTACTGACTATTGATTCTGGCGACACAATTGACGTAGAAACCTATACAGGTTACTACATTTACGATAAAGCACCACCAGAATTTATTACATCTGAATTTTTAGATATCTGCAAAAACTTACCCCCAGAACGCAAAATTGCCGCAGGGCCGCATTTACTCACAGGGCCAATTTACATTCGAGAGGCAAAACCGGGGGATGTTTTAGAAGTAGAATTAGAAGCGATCGCACCTAGTTTACCAGTCGGGTTTAATGCCATTCGTTCAGGTTGGGGAGCATTACCCAATCAGTTTACTCAACCTGCTTTGCGATTTATCCCCCTAGATTTAGTCAACAACACCGCCGAATTTCCTTTTAATAGCGGGATTAAAATTCCCCTGAGACCTTTTTTTGGGATTCTTGGTGTCGCCACCCCAGAAAACGAGCGATCGTCTGTTCCTCCTGGCTGTTATGGTGGTAATATCGACAACCGCGAACTACAAGCCGGCTCACGTATATTTTTACCGGTTTTCGTTCCTGGGGGATTATTTTCCCTTGGTGATGGACATTCTGCACAGGGAGATGGGGAAGTAAATGTCACCGCCATCGAAACTTCCATGAACGGCCGCATCAAAATTACACTCCGTCAGAATTTACCAATTAAAACACCCATTGCAGAAACACCGACTGATATTATCACAATGGGTTTTGCTCCCACATTAGATGCAGCTTTAGAAATGGCTCTGAAAAATATGATTGATTTTCTAGAGCATTTTGTCAATTTGTCCCCAGAAGATGCTTATGTTTTGTGTAGTTTAGCAGTCAATTTCCGCATTACCCAAGTTGTTAATAGTCCCAACAAAGGTGTACATGGTATGCTTCCCAAAGCGATATTGTCATCTAAAATCAGTTTATAG
- a CDS encoding HhoA/HhoB/HtrA family serine endopeptidase, with protein MQNQVQDDSHPLNNKRHNYAPWKKTAASLSLVFLGSGMTLAGGYIAGNHQQLTKSASNLAVSRVDAAPPLPTLTGANFVTQVVQTVGPAVVRIEASRTVRTSLPEQFNNPFFREFFGSQLPQRQERVQRGTGSGFIISADGSILTNAHVVNGADTVRVILKDGRSFQGKVLGKDELTDVAVIKIQAENLPTVKLGNSDQLQPGEWAIAIGNPLGLDNTVTTGIISATGRSSNQIGAPDKRVEYIQTDAAINPGNSGGPLLNARGEVIGMNTAIIQGAQGLGFAIPIKTVQRISNQLIATGKVQHPYLGIQMVGLTPQIRENINSDPNSGLTIDEDKGVLIVRVMPNSPAAQAGIRAGDVIQSLNGQSVTDASSVQRAVENTQVGGQLQLALKRKGQNVNIAIRPGAFPTQKVQ; from the coding sequence ATGCAAAACCAAGTACAAGACGATTCTCACCCATTAAATAATAAACGTCATAATTACGCACCTTGGAAAAAAACAGCCGCTTCTCTATCATTAGTGTTTTTGGGTTCGGGGATGACTTTAGCGGGTGGTTATATAGCTGGAAACCATCAGCAGTTAACCAAGAGTGCATCTAACTTAGCGGTGAGTCGAGTTGATGCAGCACCACCTTTACCCACTTTGACAGGTGCTAACTTTGTGACTCAGGTAGTGCAGACAGTGGGGCCGGCTGTGGTAAGAATTGAAGCGTCTCGCACTGTGAGAACTTCCTTACCTGAACAATTTAACAACCCATTTTTCCGCGAGTTCTTTGGTTCTCAACTACCACAACGCCAAGAGAGAGTACAACGGGGTACTGGTTCTGGCTTTATCATTAGTGCAGACGGTAGTATTCTCACCAACGCTCACGTAGTTAATGGTGCTGATACAGTGAGAGTCATACTCAAAGATGGGCGTAGCTTTCAAGGTAAGGTTTTAGGCAAAGACGAATTAACGGATGTAGCGGTAATCAAAATTCAGGCTGAGAATTTACCAACAGTAAAATTGGGTAACTCTGACCAACTACAACCAGGAGAATGGGCGATCGCGATCGGTAATCCTTTAGGTTTAGATAATACAGTAACTACAGGTATCATCAGCGCAACTGGACGCTCTAGTAATCAAATTGGCGCACCCGATAAGCGCGTAGAATATATTCAAACTGACGCAGCCATTAACCCCGGTAACTCTGGCGGTCCATTACTCAATGCGCGTGGTGAGGTGATTGGGATGAACACAGCCATCATCCAAGGCGCACAAGGACTAGGTTTTGCTATCCCGATTAAAACAGTACAACGAATTTCTAACCAATTAATCGCTACAGGTAAAGTACAACACCCTTACTTGGGTATTCAAATGGTCGGGTTAACACCGCAAATCAGGGAAAATATCAACTCTGACCCTAACAGTGGTTTGACTATCGATGAAGATAAAGGTGTCTTAATTGTCAGAGTTATGCCAAATTCACCAGCTGCTCAAGCCGGAATACGAGCAGGTGATGTCATACAATCACTGAATGGTCAATCAGTCACCGATGCTAGTAGTGTTCAAAGAGCGGTAGAAAATACACAAGTCGGCGGACAGTTGCAATTAGCATTAAAACGTAAAGGGCAAAATGTCAACATAGCTATCAGACCGGGTGCTTTCCCCACTCAGAAAGTGCAGTAA
- the menB gene encoding 1,4-dihydroxy-2-naphthoyl-CoA synthase — MQINWQPVKAYEDILYHKTDGIAKITINRPHKRNAFRPKTVFELYDAFCDAREDTTIGVVLFTGAGPHTDGKYAFCSGGDQSVRGQAGYVDDAGVPRLNVLDLQRLIRSMPKVVIALVAGYAIGGGHVLHLICDLTIAADNAIFGQTGPKVGSFDGGFGASYMARIVGQKKAREIWFLCRQYDAQQALDMGLVNSVVPVDELETEGIKWAEEILEKSPIAIRCLKAAFNADCDGQAGLQELAGNATLLYYMTEEGSEGKQAFLEKRPPNFRSFPWLP, encoded by the coding sequence ATGCAAATCAACTGGCAACCTGTGAAAGCCTATGAAGATATCCTATATCACAAAACCGACGGTATCGCTAAAATCACCATCAACCGTCCCCATAAACGTAATGCTTTTCGACCGAAAACTGTCTTTGAACTCTATGATGCTTTCTGCGATGCCCGCGAAGATACTACTATTGGCGTAGTTTTATTTACGGGTGCGGGACCTCATACTGATGGCAAATATGCCTTCTGTTCAGGTGGCGACCAAAGTGTGCGAGGACAAGCAGGTTATGTAGATGATGCTGGCGTTCCCCGCTTGAATGTGCTGGATTTACAACGCCTGATACGTTCCATGCCGAAAGTCGTGATTGCCCTTGTCGCTGGATATGCGATCGGGGGTGGACACGTTCTTCACTTAATTTGTGACTTAACTATTGCCGCAGATAATGCAATTTTCGGTCAGACTGGCCCGAAAGTTGGTAGCTTTGATGGAGGCTTTGGTGCTAGTTATATGGCCCGGATAGTTGGACAAAAAAAAGCACGAGAGATTTGGTTTCTTTGTCGTCAATATGATGCCCAACAAGCTTTAGATATGGGTTTGGTAAATTCTGTTGTCCCAGTCGATGAATTAGAAACAGAAGGAATTAAATGGGCGGAAGAAATTTTAGAAAAAAGTCCGATTGCTATTCGTTGTTTAAAAGCTGCATTTAACGCCGATTGTGATGGACAAGCTGGTTTGCAAGAACTGGCTGGGAATGCCACCTTGTTATATTACATGACCGAAGAAGGCTCTGAAGGTAAGCAAGCTTTTCTAGAAAAACGCCCGCCGAATTTCCGCAGTTTTCCTTGGCTACCTTAA
- a CDS encoding PspA/IM30 family protein: MELIKRIVRVINANLNSFLGSTEDPEKILEQTVMEMQENLVLLRQGVAQAIATQKRTERQAASAQSTAEEWYRRAQLALNQGNEPLAREALTKRHAYLETATALTNQIQQQNDLVARLKQDMRTLELKISEAKTKKDMYIARARAAEASYKLQDMLSTASATSSLSAFERMEEKVLQIEAQSEAISQLGGDDLEKRFASLEATKDVDSELAAMKSQQLPPS; encoded by the coding sequence ATGGAATTGATCAAGCGTATCGTGCGAGTGATAAACGCTAATCTGAATAGTTTCTTGGGTAGTACCGAAGATCCAGAAAAAATTCTGGAGCAAACTGTCATGGAAATGCAGGAAAATTTAGTGTTGTTGCGACAGGGAGTAGCCCAAGCGATCGCCACCCAAAAACGCACTGAACGCCAAGCTGCATCTGCCCAATCAACAGCAGAAGAATGGTATCGTCGCGCCCAATTGGCTCTCAATCAAGGTAATGAACCCCTAGCGAGAGAAGCTTTAACTAAACGCCACGCCTACCTAGAAACGGCCACAGCCCTAACTAACCAAATACAGCAGCAAAATGATTTAGTAGCTAGACTCAAGCAGGATATGCGGACACTAGAATTAAAAATTTCTGAAGCCAAAACGAAAAAAGATATGTATATTGCCCGCGCTCGTGCGGCGGAGGCATCCTATAAACTGCAAGATATGCTGAGTACAGCGTCTGCAACCAGTAGCTTGAGTGCTTTTGAGCGTATGGAAGAAAAAGTTTTACAAATAGAAGCTCAATCAGAGGCCATTTCTCAACTCGGTGGCGATGACTTAGAAAAAAGATTCGCCTCTTTAGAAGCCACTAAAGACGTTGATAGCGAACTAGCCGCGATGAAATCCCAGCAATTGCCCCCAAGTTAA
- a CDS encoding PspA/IM30 family protein, producing the protein MGLFDRIKRVVSANLNDLVNKAEDPEKMLEQAILEMQEDLVQLRQGVAQTIAAQKRSEKQYNDAQNEINKWQRNAQLALQKGDENLARQALERKKTYTETSTALKSSLDQQSTQVETLKRNLIQLESKISEAKTKKEMLKARITTAKAQEQLQNMVSGMNTSSAMSAFERMEEKVLMQEARAQSSAELASADLETQFAQLEAGSDVDDELAAMKASLAPATPVNQAQLPPQQEQQSTAPKSNDVIDSDLEALRKQLDQM; encoded by the coding sequence ATGGGATTATTTGATCGGATTAAGCGCGTCGTCAGTGCTAACCTCAACGATTTAGTCAATAAAGCCGAAGATCCAGAAAAAATGCTGGAACAAGCCATCCTGGAAATGCAGGAAGACTTAGTACAGTTACGCCAAGGAGTAGCCCAAACGATCGCGGCTCAAAAACGCTCAGAGAAACAGTATAATGACGCTCAAAACGAAATTAATAAGTGGCAACGCAATGCTCAACTAGCACTGCAAAAAGGTGACGAGAACCTAGCAAGACAAGCCCTAGAACGTAAAAAAACTTATACCGAAACTAGTACAGCCCTAAAAAGTAGCCTAGATCAACAAAGCACTCAAGTAGAAACCCTCAAACGCAACTTAATCCAGCTAGAAAGCAAAATTTCTGAAGCCAAAACCAAGAAAGAAATGCTCAAAGCCCGGATTACCACCGCTAAAGCCCAAGAACAACTCCAAAACATGGTAAGCGGTATGAATACCAGCAGTGCCATGTCAGCTTTTGAGCGGATGGAAGAAAAAGTCTTAATGCAAGAAGCTCGCGCCCAATCATCCGCCGAACTTGCAAGTGCAGACTTAGAAACCCAATTTGCACAATTAGAAGCCGGTAGCGACGTTGATGATGAATTAGCAGCAATGAAGGCATCTTTAGCACCTGCAACCCCAGTCAACCAAGCCCAACTACCTCCCCAACAAGAACAACAATCCACAGCACCTAAATCCAATGATGTGATTGACAGTGACTTGGAAGCCCTACGCAAGCAATTGGATCAAATGTAA
- a CDS encoding DUF721 domain-containing protein → MSLKPINDILGVLEQQAKWREDPFQLLLQSWAEVVGSAAAKHSRPLSMQRDVLRVATSSAAWAQNLTFSRQTLLVKLNAKLSMSLADIRFSTAGWQKSPERSQSQPSFSPREHPSYLGDINNYSTISNNTEQNANQAFASWSRIRQARSQGLPLCPQCQSPTPPGELQRWGVCALCSVKQSSTNI, encoded by the coding sequence ATGTCCTTGAAACCAATTAATGATATTTTAGGCGTTCTGGAACAGCAAGCTAAATGGCGGGAAGACCCATTCCAGCTTCTACTCCAGTCCTGGGCAGAAGTTGTTGGTAGTGCGGCTGCTAAACATTCTCGCCCATTATCAATGCAGCGTGATGTGTTGCGCGTAGCAACTTCTAGCGCGGCTTGGGCGCAAAATTTGACATTTAGCCGTCAGACATTACTTGTAAAGTTAAATGCAAAGTTGTCTATGTCTTTGGCAGATATTCGCTTTTCTACTGCTGGCTGGCAAAAGTCCCCAGAGCGATCGCAGTCACAACCTAGCTTCTCACCCCGTGAACATCCTAGTTATTTGGGTGACATCAATAATTATTCAACTATTAGTAATAATACTGAGCAAAATGCCAATCAAGCTTTTGCGTCTTGGTCTAGGATCAGGCAGGCGCGATCGCAAGGCTTACCCCTCTGTCCTCAATGTCAATCTCCCACACCACCCGGTGAACTTCAGCGTTGGGGTGTATGTGCCTTATGTAGTGTTAAACAGTCATCAACCAATATTTGA